The nucleotide window CAAAAGCTGGTTGGCGTAACGGGCGGCTTTATCATCGGGTATATCCCGTGCGCTTTTGTTATCGGCCTGCTTGTTGATAAATTTGAGCTTAAGAAGTGGATATATCCAGTTGCGATGGTACTTGGGACGATCGTGCTGTACGCCTGCGGCACGGCCTGGTTTATTCATGTCACTGGGGCACCGTTTCAAAAGGCGCTCACGCTGTGCGTCCTGCCGTTTCTTCTCGGCGACGCGATAAAAATCGCTTTAGCCTCCCTCATCGCACCGGTTCTGCGAAAAACGCTGAAAAAACAAGTGATATAAAGTATGCAGCGCGAGCTGGGGTAGACAGTGTGTCCGCCCCAGCTTTTTTCTGCCGTAAGAGCCTTTTGCAAAACAGGTGGCGCTATGGTAAACTGATGGCAAATATCGGGTGGGGAGGCGCGTATGGCGGAGCTCAACACGGCTATCCAATATATTAAGGGCGTTGGCGAGGCGCGCGCGAAAGCGATGGCGCGCCTCGGCATCGCGACGCTTTATGACCTTATCACGTATTTTCCGCGCGCCTATGAGGATCGAACGCTCTTCAAGCCGATTGCGCTCCTCGCGCCGGGAGAAACCGTCTGTGTCCGGGCGCTGGCGGCCGTGGCCCCGCGTTTGTCACACATCCGAAAGGGGCTTGACCTAGTTAAGCTGCGCGTTGTGGACGATACGGGCAGCTTGGAGCTCACCTTTTTCAATCAAAGCTTTGTGAAAGACCAGATAAAGCCGGGCGAAACATATGTGTTTTACGGCAAGGTTACAGGCACGGCGCTGCGGCCGGAGATGCAAAGCCCCATCTTTGAAAAAGAGACGGTGCGTCAGGTGACGGGTCGTATCGTCCCGATTTACGCGCTGACGCGCGGTCTGTCGCAGAACATGATAGCAAATGCCGTCCGTCAGGGGCTTGCCGCCGTCGGGGAC belongs to Oscillospiraceae bacterium CM and includes:
- a CDS encoding biotin transporter BioY produces the protein MKDREIKMKNMSIRNMVFTALFAALICVASPFVIPIGPIPLSLATLAIYLAASVLNWKYGTLAVIVYILLGAVGLPVFSGFTGGVQKLVGVTGGFIIGYIPCAFVIGLLVDKFELKKWIYPVAMVLGTIVLYACGTAWFIHVTGAPFQKALTLCVLPFLLGDAIKIALASLIAPVLRKTLKKQVI